In Streptomyces sannanensis, the DNA window CACACGATCAGGTCCACGTCCTCGGGCCCGAGTTCGAGCGTGGCGAACGCCTTCTCCATGTCGTCCGGCTGATCGATGGACAAGAAGATGCCTCGAGGCCGGCGGTACTCGTGGGAGTACCTCTCGATTGCCTCGCCCACGGTGGGGTCGTAGACGATGGGCAGCAGCTCTGCGAGATGCTCGGAGAGAACCTTGAAGTACAGGGTTTCGTTGCGGTCGTGCAGCTGTTCCAGGTAGACGTTCTTGGCCAGGTCGCTGCCCTGGGCGTTCAACTGCTGATAGGCGCGCTGAGCCTGCTGGTCGAGTGTGAGCACTCCGGACGGCAGCCGTCCGGTGAGGCCGAGGGCCTCCCGCTCCTCCTGTGTGAAGGCGACGCCGCGGTTACGCAGCGGATCGACCAGGACGGCGGGACTGGCCGGGGTCCGCGTGTGGCTCTCGGACATGAGATTCTCCTCTGTGCGAAGGCCGTCTCATGTCCGACGCGAAGTGATTGTGCGGGCATGCCCCGTGCCATGCCAATCGCACGTTGATCGGTGGCGGGGACGCATTCCTCCAGGCCCACCAAGCAGATGCGCAGTTTCGAACGTCGCCGGACAGGTCGGCATCGCGCTCGTTGTTGGTCCACGGTCCGGAACCGCTCGTCGGCCAGGCCCGTGGCGCAGGCTTGGTCGGTCGGCACGCGTAAATGCAGCCACGGGCTCACGGCCCGGCGGGGAGTGTGAAGCTTCATGAGGACGGCCACGCCCCAGCCGGCGAGCGCCCGCAGGAGCTCGCGCGGCAAGCACACCACCGACCCCGCCGCAGCGCCTCATCAGCGCCACAGCATGATTTCAGGCTAACCGCCGGCCGACCGGCCGGCGACTTCGGCCAAAGAGGAACCCATGGCTGGGAGCTGGCAGGAAGTGCGGCCGCAGCCTGCGCTTGCGTTTCACCAGTCATGGACAGTTGGGCCGCCACAGCAGCCGCGGCAGCGGTGCCAAGGAAGTGGCGACGACTGTGTGTGATTCCCTCAGGTATTTCCATCGGTGAATCTCCTCGTTCGAGGCGACACTGGCAGGTCATGAATGGCGTGACAGTGAAAGCGTCGGGAATCGCGTTCGCCCGACGTCCGAGTTCGGGGACAGTGCGTCTTCGCGGATCTTTGTTCCGATGCCTGTTCGTTGCCACCCAACACCCGTCAAAGTGACGGCGCAACGCAGGCGAGCCATACGCTGCTCCGTCCGAGTGATTCCGCGCTCCGATACATTTTTCGCGGGGTGGCCACGCCGACCGTCATGACCTGATCGCAACCAGCCGATGCCGGTGAGGTTTTCTCAGCGAAATGATCAGCGCGAAGCCGGCTGATCGGCGCAGGCCCACGGTGTGGTGGGCCCCGGACGGACTGCTCGGGCAGCTCCCCCTGCACGCCGCAGGTCACTACGACGATCCGGCCGGCAGTCCTGGGCGACGCACGGTACTGGACCGGGTTGTCCCGTCGTACACGCCCACCGTCCGCGCGCTGCGCCATGCACGTCAGCGCGCCTCCGCACCCCCAGCCCGGACGCCTGCAGGGCTGATCGTCGCGATGCCCACCACACCGGGCGTGGAGAGGGACTTGCGGTTCGTTCCCGATGATGTCGAGGCAGTACGGTCCCGTCTGCCCCGGGGCCGTGGTGGTGAGGCAGTCCGGCACCGCGGCACCGCCGCCGAGACGTGCCGACGTCCTGACGCTGCTGCCCGACTTCCCCGTCCCTGTGGGCCGCGTACGTGCATGTCGGAGCGTGAGCGGGCGCCCGTGCAGGTCGCCGGACGGCGTCGGGCGCGTCGCCCAAGGACGTGCTCCGCGATCCGAGCGCAGCCGAGCACACATCACCGGACCCGGTGCGGCCGCACCGGGTCCGGCTAGGGCTTCCGCCCAACATCCGCAGTCCCCGGTAGTCCTCTTCGATACCTTTGGGCCTCAGTCGTCGCTGATAGCTCCGGTATCTGGAAGATCTGCCGGGGGCCTAGCCAGAGCCTGCAAAAAGTCACGCGGGTCGACGAACGTCTTCGTCAACGGGTGCGGCTCTCTCCGGTTTTCCGGTGTAAAGACCAGTTTCCATCCGTATTCGCCCTCAGTCAAGGGGTTTCGGTGGGTATTACGCCAATGTGCCCTCCTCTGAGCAACTGGTTCTGGCGGCCCGCGCCGCGGGCGTGGCGGACGAACGCGTACTGGATGCCATCCGTCACACTCCGCGAGCGGAGTTCGTCCCCGCCAAGCACATCGCCCTCGCGTATGCGGACGATCCGATCCCCATCAGTCACGGACAGGTGACCACGCAGCCTTCTCTGGTCGCGATGATGATCGCCGCCCTCG includes these proteins:
- a CDS encoding CHAT domain-containing protein, whose protein sequence is MISAKPADRRRPTVWWAPDGLLGQLPLHAAGHYDDPAGSPGRRTVLDRVVPSYTPTVRALRHARQRASAPPARTPAGLIVAMPTTPGVERDLRFVPDDVEAVRSRLPRGRGGEAVRHRGTAAETCRRPDAAARLPRPCGPRTCMSERERAPVQVAGRRRARRPRTCSAIRAQPSTHHRTRCGRTGSG